In Aspergillus luchuensis IFO 4308 DNA, chromosome 1, nearly complete sequence, the following are encoded in one genomic region:
- a CDS encoding NAD(P)/FAD-dependent oxidoreductase (COG:E;~EggNog:ENOG410PH30;~InterPro:IPR006076,IPR036188;~PFAM:PF01266,PF00890;~go_function: GO:0016491 - oxidoreductase activity [Evidence IEA];~go_process: GO:0055114 - oxidation-reduction process [Evidence IEA]), translated as MASSTITHDSTILVVGAGVWGCSTALHLARRGYKHVTVLDPYTIPSAIAAGNDINKIMEHKEPKAGEETPRSIAFATCTRAALKAWRTDPVFKQYFHETGVIVSGHTPALIEHIRKDEIECSDADFVELKTAEDFQKTMPPGVLTGEFPGWKGWLNKSGAGWIHAKKAMISAYTEAKRLGVNFITGSPQGNVVSLVYENGDVVGAKTSDGVIHRADRTILAAGAGSDRLLDFKKQLRPTAWTLSHIQMTPEEAKLYKNLPVLFNIAKGFFMEPDEDKHELKICDEHPGYCNFIPDPARSGEIRSIPFAKHQIPLEAEARVKDFLRDTMPHLADRPLVFARICWDADTVDRAFLIDKHPDHPSLLVAVGASGNGAMQMPTIGGFIVDALEGHLQDELKHVVRWRPEMAVDRDWKSTQNRFGGPDAVMDFQKVGENEWTKIKSRL; from the exons ATGGCATCCTCTACAATAACCCATGATTCTACCATCCTCGTGGTGGGAGCGGGTGTTTGGGGTTGTTCTACTGCTTTGCATTTGGCTCGCCGCGGATACAAGCATGTCACAGTTCTAGACCCCTACACGATCCCATCCGCAATCGCAGCCGGCaatgatattaataaaatcatgGAACACAAGGAGCCCAAAG CAGGTGAAGAAACGCCGCGCAGCATTGCGTTCGCGACGTGCACACGTGCCGCTCTGAAAGCCTGGAGGACGGATCCTGTTTTCAAGCAGTACTTCCATGAGACTGGTGTCATAGTATCTGGTCATACCCCTGCACTCATTGAGCACATCCGCAAAGATGAAATCGAGTGTTCTGATGCAGACTTTGTCGAATTGAAGACGGCAGAAGACTTCCAAAAGACAATGCCTCCAGGTGTTCTTACTGGCGAATTTCCCGGCTGGAAGGGCTGGTTGAACAAGTCGGGTGCCGGATGGATTCATGCCAAGAAAGCCATGATTTCTGCGTACACTGAAGCCAAGCGTCTTGGAgtcaacttcatcaccggGTCTCCCCAAGGGAACGTTGTATCACTAGTGTACGAGAACGGAGATGTGGTTGGAGCTAAAACGTCCGATGGAGTCATTCACCGAGCAGACCGAACCATTTTGGCTGCCGGTGCCGGAAGCGACCGTCTTCTGGACTTCAAGAAACAGCTGCGTCCTACTGCCTGGACGCTCTCTCACATCCAGATGACCCCGGAAGAGGCTAAGTTGTACAAGAATCTACCCGTGCTGTTCAATATTGCAAAGGGGTTCTTCATGGAGCCTGACGAGGATAAGCACGAACTCAAGATCTGTGACGAACATCCTGGATACTGTAACTTCATTCCGGACCCGGCGAGATCTGGCGAGATCAGAAGCATCCCATTTGCAAAGCACCAAATTCCCCTTGAGGCGGAAGCTCGCGTCAAGGACTTCCTGCGGGATACCATGCCACATCTGGCCGACCGTCCACTAGTGTTCGCCCGTATCTGCTGGGATGCCGATACGGTAGATCGTGCCTTTTTAATCGATAAACATCCTGATCACCCTTCACTGTTGGTTGCTGTGGGGGCATCTGGGAATGGAGCTATGCAAATGCCCACTATTGGAGGTTTCATCGTGGATGCACTGGAGGGTCATCTGCAGGATGAGCTGAAACATGTTGTTCGGTGGAGACCAGAAATGGCGGTCGACAGAGACTGGAAGTCGACACAGAACCGATTCGGAGGACCAGATGCAGTTATGGACTTCCAGAAGGTTGGCGAAAATGAATGGACCAAGATCAAGAGCCGGCTATAG
- a CDS encoding putative MFS transporter (COG:G;~EggNog:ENOG410PMPF;~InterPro:IPR011701,IPR036259;~PFAM:PF07690;~TransMembrane:12 (i57-73o100-117i124-143o149-172i184-205o211-233i322-348o368-397i409-428o434-460i472-492o504-525i);~go_function: GO:0022857 - transmembrane transporter activity [Evidence IEA];~go_process: GO:0055085 - transmembrane transport [Evidence IEA]): MDRSDVIDTDVPGTVYLVDATGSLRNVAHAGNQDVLLIPQPTSFSADPLNWPLYKKYWTLFLISMYACVNSFGENNWGAAWTTISDDTGVSLNNMNGGSALNYLMLGFFNIIWIPTAMRYGRKIVYILSLLFVLGSGIWGGFYEGVSQYYIMMVINGIGTAAYQALIQLTIFDVFFTHERGRMLSIYIFFQQLGSIIGLICGGYISDGIGWRWSMPIVSIACAVLILLFIFTFDDTMFPRYRFSGETPQRSTKGENETSRTPSGTPTAEEKDSKVEPPMSVVESRTVGEIDMPPRTYLQKMSPVHYFKDDNTTWYQYFRRPFFLFAFPNILLAGIQFAFGCTAGIVSFNTISEIMTEAPYNWSAGSAGLIFLAALVGNFLGMGIGSLSDWVVVFLARRNKGYKEPEMRLWTYCIPLVLAAVGYFVYGWGATKGLHWMSIAVGLCCMIAQQVSATSIATAYAMECFEQISGELVIVLACCSSIINFVISFTVQDFIDGTNYGWTFTFYGIMVVLSMAAGAPMIIWGKDWRRKCKPRYEKFLAETGRQ; this comes from the exons ATGGATCGCTCTGATGTTATAGATACCGATGTTCCAGGAACGGTGTACCTGGTTGATG CAACGGGGAGCTTGAGAAATGTAGCTCATGCTGGGAATCAGGATGTCCTCCTTATTCCTCAGCCTACATCCTTTTCAGCTGATCCCTTG AATTGGCCACTTTACAAGAAATACTGGACCCTGTTCTTGATCTCCATGTATGCATGCGTTAACTCATTTGGGGAGAACAACTGGGGTGCGGCATGGACAACTATATCCGATGATACGGGCGTGAGCCTGAACAATATGAACGGTGGCTCCGCTTTGAACTATCTTATGCTGGGTTTCTTCAATATTATTTGGATCCCCACGGCCATGAGGTACGGACGCAAGATTGTCTATATACTTAGTCTGTTGTTCGTCCTTGGAAGTGGTATCTGGGGTGGCTTCTATGAGGGTGTTTCGCAGTATTACATTATGATGGTGATCAACGGGATCGGAACTGCAGCCTACCAGGCTTTGATCCAGCTGACT ATTTTCGACGTGTTTTTCACTCATGAGCGCGGCCGAATGCTGTCGATCTACATTTTCTTCCAGCAACTCGGATCTATTATCGGGCTGATCTGTGGCGGTTACATTTCTGACGGCAttggctggagatggagcatGCCCATCGTGTCCATAGCATGT GCTGTTTTGATTCTTCTATTCATCTTTACCTTTGATGACACCATGTTCCCGAGGTATCGCTTTTCGGGTGAGACACCTCAGCGATCCACCAAAGGCGAGAACGAGACTTCCCGCACTCCATCTGGCACCCCAACGGCGGAGGAAAAGGATTCCAAGGTTGAACCGCCAATGTCCGTCGTGGAAAGCCGCACTGTCGGGGAGATTGACATGCCTCCGCGAACCTACCTCCAGAAGATGTCTCCAGTTCACTATTTCAAAGACGACAACACAACTTGGTACCAGTACTTCCGACGCccgttcttcctcttcgcgtTTCCCAATATTCTTCTAGCTGGTATCCAATTTGCATTTGGCTGCACTGCCGGTATTGTCTCGTTTAATACCATCTCTGAGATCATGACGGAGGCACCTTATAACTGGAGCGCCGGCTCTGCTGGCCTAATCTTCTTGGCAGCACTAGTTGGTAACTTCCTTGG CATGGGTATTGGATCACTGTCCGACTGGGTTGTCGTCTTTCTGGCACGTCGCAACAAGGGCTATAAGGAGCCCGAGATGCGTTTATGGACGTATTGTATTCCCCTTGTACTTGCCGCGGTTGGCTATTTCGTCTACGGCTGGGGTGCTACCAAGGGCCTTCACTGGATGTCCATTGCAGTTGGCCTATGTTGCATGATTGCTCAGCAGGTCTCTGCCACCAGTATCGCAACCGCCTACGCGATGGAGTGCTTTGAACAG ATTTCTGGTGAGCTCGTCATTGTACTGGCCTGCTGTTCATCCATAATCAATTTTGTCATCTCCTTTACGGTGCAAGATTTCATCGACGGCACCAACTACGGCTGGACATTTACCTTCTATGGTATCATGGTTGTCCTGTCCATGGCCGCGGGTGCTCCGATGATAATCTGGGGCAAGGATTGGCGGCGGAAGTGTAAGCCTCGATATGAGAAGTTTTTGGCGGAAACAGGACGTCAGTAG
- a CDS encoding nuclear transport factor 2 family protein (COG:S;~EggNog:ENOG410PYY2;~InterPro:IPR037401,IPR032710;~PFAM:PF12680): protein MSNINTATNQTLHAAKSWLQDFHSLGDQLNPDTAVSKFYTPDCEMRFPGHAPIKGHEAIINFFKEQSTILESMKHTIGHVDVLPDRIYQEATIDYVLKGDEEKKVVSAQGMAIFGKRVDEDKMRFFTVYLDTSPLVERVRVVTGAREK, encoded by the coding sequence AtgtccaacatcaacaccgcCACCAACCAAACCCTCCACGCTGCCAAATCCTGGCTCCAAGACTTCCACTCCCTAGGCGACCAACTCAACCCCGACACCGCCGTCTCCAAATTCTACACTCCAGACTGTGAGATGAGATTTCCAGGCCATGCTCCAATTAAGGGTCACGAAGCAATTatcaacttcttcaaagAGCAGTCCACGATCCTGGAGAGCATGAAGCATACTATTGGCCATGTGGACGTTCTTCCTGATCGCATCTATCAGGAGGCGACCATCGACTATGTTTTGAAAggtgacgaggagaagaaggtggtTAGTGCTCAGGGTATGGCGATCTTTGGGAAgagggtggatgaggataagATGAGGTTTTTCACGGTCTATTTGGATACGAGTCCTTTGGTGGAGAGGGTTAGGGTTGTTACTGGTGCTAGGGAGAAGTGA
- a CDS encoding uncharacterized protein (COG:U;~EggNog:ENOG410QDYG;~InterPro:IPR020846,IPR011701,IPR036259;~PFAM:PF07690;~TransMembrane:12 (i49-72o92-109i116-133o145-168i175-193o205-225i310-335o355-378i399-420o426-451i463-481o493-514i);~go_function: GO:0022857 - transmembrane transporter activity [Evidence IEA];~go_process: GO:0055085 - transmembrane transport [Evidence IEA]): MSNGQSEQEPIWAPGTVTLEDIHGSSVVLFPTPSNDPDDPLNWSKARKALNYTFVSLFVLFTFVELDIGFTAWGPMETELGFTVDQLNAGTATNYGGLAVGCFFLLPLARKYGRRPIYIFSSALQLAASVWNAKTYTFGDYIGGMLISGLGGAISEIIVQMTVADLFFVHQHATMNGLFVLFQSVGAFLGPVASGYVVESQGWRWGWWWCVIFFAVMLLCVIFLFEESKFIPILNAQEVIPDVQTSGVEEPECSQASKGRLSSDDKKGFERSVEICATPRPGSEPKTYLQRMALVTPSDESIWPHVWQPVVILFTFPAVTYTALTYGSTLCWFAVMTSLQATYMILPPYNFSSVGIGLMNVAPFIGSLLGFPISGYLSDKSILWLSKRNNGIYEPEMRLWLSLPIIALGPGSILMFGLGLAYGSHWVVLAVGYGFFGFVLSCSSGISLSYLMDCYQDIVGDTLVGVVFMRNVIAVIVLFTLTPWVNGMGMQNLHILIAVVAFFIYSIPIPLLIWGKRARIATASTYRRMAENQSDNRAV, encoded by the exons ATGTCGAATGGTCAGAGTGAGCAGGAGCCCATCTGGGCTCCGGGCACAGTCACCCTCGAAGATA TACACGGCAGCAGTGTGGTCCTATTCCCTACTCCTTCTAACGACCCGGATGATCCTCTTAATTGGTCCAAGGCACGGAAGGCTCTCAACTATACTTTTGTTAGCCTATTTgtcctcttcaccttcgtGGAGCTAGACATTGGTTTTACCGCATGGGGTCCGATGGAAACAGAGCTTGGCTTCACGGTAGACCAGCTCAATGCCGGTACGGCGACCAATTACGGTGGTCTTGCTGTGGGGtgcttcttcctgcttcctcTCGCTCGAAAATATGGTCGCCGCCCTATCTatatcttctcctcggcgTTGCAGCTGGCTGCGAGCGTGTGGAATGCCAAAACCTATACCTTCGGTGACTATATCGGAGGGATGCTGATTTCCGGCCTGGGGGGTGCTATTAGCGAGATTATCGTACAGATGACTGTCGCAGATCTTTTCTTTGTCCACCAACATGCCACCATGAACGGATTATTCGTACTCTTCCAGTCAGTCGGAGCATTTCTGGGGCCTGTCGCCTCAGGATACGTCGTGGAATCCCAAGGCTGGcgctggggatggtggtggtgtgtgatATTCTTCGCCGTCATGCTACTTTGTgtgatttttcttttcgaagAATCGAAGTTTATTCCCATTCTGAATGCCCAGGAAGTTATTCCAGATGTGCAGACATCCGGTGTAGAAGAACCTGAGTGCTCTCAGGCTTCTAAAGGAAGACTGTCATCTGATGACAAGAAGGGATTTGAACGGTCCGTGGAAATATGTGCCACACCGCGGCCTGGAAGCGAGCCAAAGACCTACCTTCAGAGAATGGCCCTCGTCACACCGTCTGATGAATCTATATGGCCTCATGTGTGGCAGCCAGTTGTCATTCTATTTACTTTTCCAGCAGTGACATATACTGCACTTACATATGGCTCCACCCTGTGCTGGTTCGCAGTCATGACATCTTTACAAGCGACATATATGATTCTTCCGCCATATAATTTTAGCTCAGTCGGAATCGGTTTGATGAATGTTGCCCCATTTATTGGAAGCCTGTTAGGCTTTCCAATCTCAGGCTATCTGAGTGACAAGTCCATCCTTTGGCTTTCGAAGAGAAACAACGGCATATACGAGCCGGAGATGCGACTTTGGCTTTCGCTCCCTATAATAGCTTTGGGTCCAGGATCTATACTGATGTTTGGACTTGGACTTGCCTAT GGCTCTCACTGGGTTGTACTAGCAGTTGGCTATGGTTTCTTTGGGTTTGTTCTTTCTTGCAGCAGTGGTATCTCACTATCATATCTTATGGATTGCTATCAGGAT ATCGTTGGCGACACTCTGGTCGGCGTAGTCTTCATGCGAAATGTGATCGCTGTCATTGTTCTTTTCACTTTGACACCTTGGGTTAATGGAATGGGTATGCAGAACCTGCATATCTTGATTGCAGTCGTGGCATTTTTCATCTATTCGATTCCAATTCCCCTGCTAATCTGGGGGAAGAGAGCGCGGATTGCTACTGCATCGACTTATCGGAGAATGGCAGAGAATCAGAGCGACAATCGGGCGGTCTGA